The Doryrhamphus excisus isolate RoL2022-K1 unplaced genomic scaffold, RoL_Dexc_1.0 HiC_scaffold_26, whole genome shotgun sequence genome includes a region encoding these proteins:
- the LOC131119376 gene encoding uncharacterized protein LOC131119376, giving the protein MAAAKGPRSKVYDYFSVGDEGLFVCGVIDEVGKACQKSVSRKTKGGGGSSAHNLKRHLQRFHEEEYKLVVKADEPPSKSARVDTSTESQPKRQTQQRMDRYITSSKVTLNISKSEFTDGLVSMVVKDSLPLSFFSSSAGFGAIAGSITRQLHVSLDRNAVREMVINRARQLESGLISIMRNKPVYLKMDGATRLGSSYLAINAQFFHDGKPTIKTLAVTDCAGKHTAKETLELLKKALERYELNKDQVLAVVTDNARAMVKTVELLNQSDEERSSELLEEGSADDQGDQEEDEVGDDKTLRDLIVDHFDTSTGSRPAAGANTNVHMTRCGVHTLQLAVRDGLKQRGAHAVLEHARSVVKKLRAPNMVASLKKKGHLLPIIDVPTRWGSSYAMVNRLLELREVVQDYAAVAPDLHLSDEKWQRIQQLADVLKDPYIVTIRLQSSELTPGTFLKEWLKLRDGLEKKGGIGAAIASSMRGREETLLESDAVLAAVFADARYRILLGERLQRAEDAFIKIAHRVHHIENSGASTAAEHQLSSASSKQEDDPFEQELDRLERGRHAVMQTPSSVTDAVHEMKNLGRLKGKDVWSIIGKYPAAVQTTSLALAALPTTQVSVERLFSAMKLLLTDLRSRMKEDIVEAMLLIRSNE; this is encoded by the exons CTCCGCGCATAATCTAAAACGTCATCTACAGCGATTCCATGAGGAGGAATACAAGCTTGTTGTGAAGGCCGACGAACCACCTTCCAAGAGTGCGCGTGTCGACACCTCTACTGAATCCCAACCAAAACGTCAGACCCAACAGCGTATGGATAG GTACATCACGTCTTCGAAAGTGACACTGAATATCAGCAAGAGCGAGTTCACCGACGGACTTGTGAGCATGGTGGTTAAGGACTCCTTGCCgctctccttcttctcgtcCTCGGCCGGCTTCGGTGCCATCGCCGGGTCCATCACGAGGCAGCTGCACGTCAGCCTGGACAGGAACGCCGTTCGCGAGATGGTGATCAATCGGGCTCGGCAACTGGAGTCTGGCCTCATCAGCATCATGAGGAACAAACCCGTGTACTTGAAGATGGACGGAGCAACCCGGCTTGGCTCCAGTTACCTGGCTATCAACGCCCAGTTTTTTCACGACGGGAAGCCGACAATCAAGACACTAGCTGTCACGGACTGTGCCGGCAAGCACACTGCGAAGGAAACGCTGGAGCTGCTCAAGAAAGCGCTGGAGAGGTACGAGCTCAACAAAGATCAAGTGCTTGCTGTGGTCACGGACAATGCCAGGGCGATGGTGAAAACCGTAGAGCTATTGAACCAGAGTGATGAAGAGAGGAGCAGTGAATTGCTAGAGGAGGGAAGTGCGGATGATCAGGGAGATCAAGAAGAGGACGAGGTTGGTGATGACAAAACACTCCGCGACCTGATTGTGGATCACTTCGACACGTCCACAGGCTCGCGCCCAGCAGCTGGCGCAAACACCAATGTCCACATGACGCGATGTGGTGTTCACACCCTACAGCTGGCTGTACGCGACGGATTGAAGCAACGAGGTGCACATGCGGTGTTGGAGCATGCCCGAAGCGTCGTGAAGAAGCTCAGGGCGCCGAACATGGTGGCATCTCTGAAAAAGAAAGGTCATCTGCTCCCGATCATCGACGTGCCAACAAGGTGGGGCAGCAGCTACGCCATGGTGAACCGCCTGCTGGAACTCCGGGAGGTGGTGCAAGATTATGCTGCTGTCGCGCCGGACTTGCACCTGTCGGACGAAAAATGGCAGCGAATCCAACAACTTGCTGACGTCCTCAAGGACCCATACATCGTGACCATTCGGTTACAGAGCAGTGAGCTCACACCAGGGACGTTTCTCAAAGAGTGGCTGAAGCTGCGGGACGGACTGGAGAAGAAAGGGGGCATCGGCGCCGCTATCGCCTCCTCCATGCGAGGGCGGGAAGAGACACTGCTCGAGTCGGATGCCGTGTTGGCTGCCGTCTTCGCCGACGCCCGGTACAGGATCCTACTAGGCGAGAGACTGCAACGTGCCGAAGATGCCTTCATCAAGATCGCTCACAGGGTTCATCACATAGAGAACTCTGGAGCTTCTACTGCAGCAGAGCATCAGCTGAGCAGCGCGAGCTCCAAGCAAGAAGACGACCCATTTGAACAGGAGTTGGACCGGCTCGAACGCGGGCGTCATGCAGTGATGCAAACACCCTCTTCGGTGACGGATGCAGTGCATGAGATGAAGAATCTCGGACGACTGAAGGGAAAAGACGTCTGGAGCATCATCGGCAAGTACCCAGCGGCCGTTCAGACGACCAGCCTCGCCCTGGCCGCTCTACCCACGACACAAGTGTCAGTCGAACGGCTGTTCTCGGCCATGAAACTTCTGCTAACGGACCTTAGATCCCGGATGAAGGAAGAC